The following proteins are co-located in the Flavobacterium sp. CECT 9288 genome:
- a CDS encoding ATP-binding protein has product MINKRLLIKNLLAHNDESSFYDKKRQLNLHSREGKAKFLKHICALSNSNPTNNSYIVVGVEDQENTIVGDDFFDDSRIQNLVNAYLENPPKIQYENVPFPNLPKDKVVGLVTIKPKNKISCFKKGIHTIPIASIFIRRGSNTIPLDGDFEKNYQNTETVIGIENNSRNSIENTLDGVMDFMNLRHKDMSPKYKVFKELFVICWAGITKKYRDKTYLSRVDIELINEQIKLFYSAQDVVEITFNEDTFTIIEYVPLGLNDKTSYYPLEKQTIHFQDNGYYKIEREFLFQPPEFNKKLLFHIYNVNLSILKKLEKGFELSIRENKDLENLPSTLMICYLNGFEDAKQKLIDAKLVLKPFKQVYLSFKEALRVLRKMKYDVQ; this is encoded by the coding sequence ATGATCAACAAACGTCTTCTTATTAAAAACTTACTCGCTCACAATGACGAGAGTAGTTTTTATGATAAAAAAAGACAGTTGAACTTACACTCTCGTGAGGGAAAAGCAAAATTTTTAAAACACATTTGTGCTCTTTCTAACTCTAATCCTACTAATAATTCATACATAGTTGTGGGAGTTGAAGATCAAGAAAATACAATTGTAGGTGATGATTTTTTTGACGATAGCCGTATCCAAAATCTTGTAAACGCCTATCTAGAAAATCCGCCCAAAATTCAATACGAGAATGTTCCTTTTCCAAATTTACCAAAAGACAAAGTTGTTGGCTTGGTGACTATAAAACCAAAAAACAAAATTTCGTGCTTTAAAAAAGGAATTCATACCATCCCCATAGCATCTATTTTTATTAGACGCGGCAGCAATACCATACCACTTGACGGAGACTTTGAAAAAAATTATCAAAACACCGAAACCGTAATTGGTATTGAAAACAACTCCAGAAATAGCATTGAAAATACGCTTGATGGCGTTATGGATTTTATGAACCTTCGACACAAGGATATGTCACCAAAATACAAAGTCTTCAAAGAATTATTTGTTATTTGTTGGGCAGGTATTACTAAAAAATATCGAGACAAAACCTATCTTTCTCGTGTAGATATTGAATTAATTAATGAGCAAATTAAACTCTTTTATTCGGCACAAGATGTGGTTGAAATCACTTTTAACGAAGATACTTTTACTATTATTGAGTATGTTCCATTGGGTTTAAATGATAAAACCAGCTATTATCCACTTGAAAAACAAACCATCCATTTTCAAGATAATGGATACTATAAAATTGAACGAGAATTTTTATTTCAACCGCCAGAATTCAATAAAAAATTACTATTTCACATTTATAATGTGAACCTTAGTATTTTAAAAAAGCTAGAAAAGGGATTTGAATTGAGTATTAGAGAAAATAAAGATTTAGAAAACTTACCCTCTACCTTAATGATTTGTTACCTCAACGGTTTTGAAGATGCTAAACAAAAACTGATTGATGCTAAACTAGTATTAAAACCTTTTAAACAAGTGTATTTATCGTTTAAAGAAGCTTTGAGAGTTTTGAGAAAAATGAAATATGATGTACAGTAG
- a CDS encoding metallophosphoesterase family protein: MRTLVIGDIHGGLRALHQIMERAKVTTKDKLIFLGDYVDGWSQSPQVLDFIIDLQTKQNCVCIRGNHDDLLLEWLDESKDNLLWYKHGGEATVNAYELVSVATKQKHIAFLKSLENYHLDDKRRLYVHAGFTNINGVNFEYFPGQFYWDRTLWETALALDERMKTDHPFYPKRFTLYEEIYIGHTPVTRIGETTPVQKANVWNVDTGAAFKGALTILDVDTKEFWQSEPLHQLYFDEKGRN, encoded by the coding sequence ATGAGAACACTTGTAATTGGCGATATCCATGGTGGTTTAAGAGCACTCCACCAAATAATGGAAAGAGCCAAAGTTACCACAAAAGATAAACTTATTTTTTTAGGTGATTATGTTGATGGATGGAGTCAATCCCCTCAAGTACTAGATTTTATTATAGATTTACAAACAAAACAAAATTGTGTTTGTATACGTGGCAATCACGATGATTTGTTACTAGAATGGCTTGATGAGAGTAAAGACAATCTATTATGGTATAAACATGGCGGCGAAGCAACCGTAAACGCCTATGAACTTGTAAGTGTAGCTACAAAACAAAAACACATTGCTTTTTTAAAATCATTAGAAAATTACCATCTTGATGATAAAAGACGCTTGTATGTTCATGCTGGTTTCACAAATATAAACGGAGTTAATTTTGAATATTTTCCGGGACAGTTTTACTGGGATAGAACCTTGTGGGAAACAGCACTAGCTCTTGACGAGAGAATGAAAACAGACCACCCATTTTACCCGAAACGTTTTACATTATATGAAGAAATTTACATAGGACACACTCCTGTGACCCGTATAGGTGAAACCACTCCCGTACAAAAAGCAAATGTATGGAACGTAGACACAGGAGCTGCTTTTAAAGGAGCTCTAACCATACTTGATGTAGATACTAAAGAGTTCTGGCAAAGCGAGCCTTTACATCAATTGTATTTTGACGAAAAAGGAAGAAATTAA
- a CDS encoding DUF6646 family protein, with translation MKKIITLALLLTVGLSQAQAFKGAGDVKFDLGATIQDGGTGIRVATDFGLGENMSFGIASSYLLSVSNDALGNKPEFGDRIDVKGRFSANLGNVFELDPKMDIYPGLDLGLRNFGAHLGFRYFFTEGFGIFTEAGIPIASYKTNPVGFDKLNNQFTFNVGASFNL, from the coding sequence ATGAAAAAGATTATTACACTAGCATTGCTATTAACAGTAGGTCTGTCACAAGCGCAAGCTTTTAAAGGAGCTGGAGATGTAAAATTTGACCTTGGTGCAACAATTCAAGACGGAGGTACAGGAATAAGAGTTGCAACAGATTTTGGTTTGGGGGAAAACATGTCTTTCGGGATTGCGTCTTCTTATTTATTATCTGTGTCGAATGATGCGCTGGGAAACAAACCAGAATTTGGAGATAGAATTGACGTAAAAGGAAGATTTAGCGCTAATTTAGGAAACGTATTTGAACTAGACCCAAAAATGGATATCTATCCTGGTCTTGACTTAGGTTTACGCAATTTTGGTGCTCACTTGGGTTTCCGTTATTTCTTTACTGAAGGTTTCGGAATTTTTACCGAAGCTGGAATTCCTATTGCTAGCTACAAAACTAATCCGGTAGGTTTTGACAAATTAAACAATCAGTTCACATTTAATGTTGGAGCGTCTTTCAATTTGTAA
- a CDS encoding aldehyde dehydrogenase family protein, with protein MITIADQFGMKEALAQLGVQPINEGTSTGINHFSNGEILESHSPVDGQLIASVKTTTAADYEKVMQTATEAFKTFKTMPAPQRGEIVRQFGEKLRKNKEALGKLVSYEMGKSLQEGYGEVQEMIDICDFAVGLSRQLHGLTMHSERPGHRMYEQYHPMGVVGIISAFNFPVAVWAWNTALAWICGDVCVWKPSEKTPLCGIACQNIIAEVIKENNLPEGISCLINGDYKVGEMMTNDKRVPLVSATGSTRMGKIVAQAVAARLGKSLLELGGNNAIIVTPDADIKMTVIGAVFGAVGTAGQRCTSTRRLIIHESIYDTVKDAMVSAYKQLRIGNPLDENNHVGPLIDTHAVEMYNKALEKVVAEGGKILVEGGVLSGEGFESGCYVKPAIAEADNAFEIVQHETFAPVLYLLKYSGTVENAIAIQNGVAQGLSSAIMTNNLREAELFLSVTGSDCGIANVNIGTSGAEIGGAFGGEKETGGGRESGSDAWKVYMRRQTNTINYTTSLPLAQGIKFDL; from the coding sequence ATGATAACAATAGCAGATCAATTCGGAATGAAAGAAGCATTGGCGCAATTGGGCGTACAACCCATAAACGAAGGAACGTCAACAGGAATAAATCATTTTTCAAACGGTGAAATTCTAGAAAGTCATTCACCAGTAGATGGCCAGCTGATAGCTTCGGTAAAAACAACGACCGCTGCCGATTATGAGAAAGTAATGCAAACTGCTACGGAGGCATTCAAGACTTTTAAAACAATGCCAGCGCCACAACGCGGTGAAATTGTACGCCAGTTTGGTGAAAAATTACGTAAAAATAAAGAAGCTTTAGGCAAGTTAGTTTCCTATGAAATGGGGAAATCATTGCAAGAAGGATATGGAGAAGTTCAAGAAATGATTGACATCTGTGATTTTGCGGTAGGATTATCTCGTCAATTACACGGTTTAACCATGCACTCTGAACGTCCTGGACATAGAATGTATGAACAATACCATCCAATGGGAGTTGTGGGAATTATTTCAGCTTTCAATTTTCCAGTAGCAGTTTGGGCTTGGAACACAGCATTAGCTTGGATTTGCGGCGATGTTTGCGTTTGGAAACCATCTGAAAAAACACCACTTTGTGGTATTGCTTGCCAAAATATTATTGCCGAAGTAATTAAAGAAAACAACCTTCCAGAAGGAATTTCTTGTTTGATCAACGGAGATTATAAAGTAGGCGAAATGATGACTAACGACAAACGCGTTCCATTAGTATCCGCAACAGGTTCTACTCGTATGGGTAAAATTGTAGCGCAAGCGGTTGCTGCTCGTCTTGGAAAATCATTGTTAGAATTAGGTGGTAACAATGCCATCATTGTAACTCCTGATGCGGATATAAAAATGACAGTTATTGGTGCTGTATTTGGTGCTGTAGGAACAGCAGGGCAACGTTGTACTTCAACACGTAGATTGATCATTCACGAAAGTATTTATGATACGGTAAAAGATGCCATGGTATCGGCTTACAAGCAATTGCGTATTGGTAATCCATTGGATGAAAACAACCATGTTGGGCCATTAATTGATACTCATGCTGTAGAAATGTATAATAAAGCATTAGAAAAAGTAGTTGCCGAAGGTGGAAAAATTCTTGTAGAAGGTGGAGTACTTTCTGGTGAAGGTTTTGAAAGTGGTTGTTATGTAAAACCAGCTATTGCTGAGGCTGACAACGCTTTTGAAATTGTACAACACGAAACTTTTGCTCCTGTATTGTATTTGCTGAAATATTCTGGAACGGTAGAGAATGCCATTGCAATTCAAAACGGAGTAGCACAAGGATTGTCATCTGCAATTATGACCAACAATTTGCGTGAAGCAGAATTATTCTTATCAGTAACGGGTTCTGATTGTGGTATAGCAAACGTAAACATTGGAACTTCAGGAGCTGAAATTGGAGGTGCTTTTGGTGGTGAAAAAGAAACTGGTGGCGGGCGTGAGTCTGGTTCTGATGCTTGGAAAGTGTATATGCGTCGTCAAACCAATACCATCAATTACACCACAAGTTTACCCTTAGCACAAGGAATCAAATTTGATTTGTAA
- a CDS encoding 3-hydroxyanthranilate 3,4-dioxygenase, whose product MAIAKPFNLNAWINENRHLLKPPVGNKNLYTESGDYIVMVVAGPNARKDYHYNETEELFYQLEGSIKVIIQEDGERKEMELHPGDMYLNPAKTPHSPVRSEGSIGLVIERKRAGQGFTDGLLWFCDNCNHKLHEVYFELHNIEKDFLPHFKHFYNSESLRTCDSCGTVMQADPKFVSKD is encoded by the coding sequence ATGGCAATCGCAAAACCTTTCAACCTCAATGCATGGATTAATGAGAACCGTCATCTTCTTAAACCGCCCGTTGGGAACAAAAATTTATATACAGAGTCTGGTGATTATATCGTTATGGTTGTTGCTGGTCCAAACGCCCGTAAAGACTATCATTACAACGAAACCGAAGAACTATTTTACCAACTTGAAGGTTCTATAAAAGTAATTATTCAAGAAGATGGAGAGCGCAAGGAAATGGAATTACATCCTGGCGACATGTATCTTAATCCAGCCAAAACGCCTCATTCGCCTGTGCGTTCCGAGGGTTCTATTGGGCTGGTTATTGAACGCAAACGTGCGGGTCAAGGTTTTACCGATGGCTTACTGTGGTTTTGCGATAATTGCAACCACAAACTTCATGAAGTTTATTTTGAACTGCACAATATCGAAAAAGATTTCCTGCCGCATTTCAAACATTTCTATAATTCAGAAAGCTTGCGCACTTGCGATTCGTGTGGCACAGTCATGCAGGCCGATCCTAAATTTGTTTCTAAAGACTAG
- a CDS encoding endonuclease/exonuclease/phosphatase family protein, giving the protein MLYFKVRFYKTLLALVFLLGWSSVGNAQSKKYIIHTVAFYNFENLFDTINDPDTYDEEWTPGGTQKWTYDKYQKKLSNLARVLGEIGSSENPDSPTFIGGCEIENRAVLEDLVKEPKIIDKEYGIIHFDSPDKRGIDVALLYQKKKFQPTSFSNIPLYLYKKGNSQTEEVLEKTDDITDDKPQVNTKNYRVYTRDQLLVTGFLEGEEIHIIVNHWPSRSGGEKKSSPYREAAGLLNRKIIDSLQRINPEAKIITMGDLNDGPYNKSVKIGLGAKAKKASVPEFGIYNPFEEMAQKGLGTIAHRDAWDIFDQIMLSETLIRSDFSSYRFWKAGIYNKSFLIQSSGQYKGYPLRHSVSEIGFSDHFPVYIYLIKQK; this is encoded by the coding sequence ATGTTGTACTTTAAAGTTAGGTTTTACAAAACCCTATTAGCACTCGTTTTTTTGTTGGGTTGGAGTTCAGTTGGGAATGCTCAGTCCAAAAAATACATTATTCATACTGTAGCTTTTTATAATTTCGAAAATTTATTCGACACCATAAACGACCCAGACACTTATGATGAGGAGTGGACGCCTGGAGGAACTCAAAAATGGACGTATGATAAATACCAAAAAAAACTTAGTAATCTAGCTCGTGTACTAGGCGAAATTGGTTCTTCAGAAAATCCAGATTCACCCACATTCATTGGTGGATGCGAGATAGAAAACCGTGCTGTACTAGAAGACCTTGTGAAAGAACCAAAAATCATTGATAAAGAGTATGGAATCATACATTTTGATTCGCCCGATAAAAGAGGAATCGATGTAGCCTTATTGTATCAAAAAAAGAAATTCCAACCTACTAGCTTTAGCAATATCCCTCTATATCTTTATAAAAAAGGAAACTCACAAACCGAAGAGGTTCTCGAAAAAACAGATGATATAACTGATGATAAGCCCCAGGTAAACACTAAAAATTATAGAGTGTATACTAGAGACCAACTTTTAGTAACTGGTTTTCTAGAGGGTGAGGAAATACATATTATTGTAAACCATTGGCCATCGCGTTCTGGAGGTGAAAAAAAATCAAGTCCGTATCGTGAGGCAGCAGGTTTGCTAAACAGGAAAATAATTGATTCGTTACAGCGAATTAATCCAGAAGCAAAAATCATCACCATGGGCGATCTCAATGATGGACCTTATAATAAAAGCGTAAAAATAGGGCTTGGCGCCAAAGCCAAAAAAGCCTCCGTTCCAGAGTTTGGGATTTACAACCCCTTCGAAGAAATGGCTCAGAAAGGTTTAGGTACCATTGCGCACCGAGATGCCTGGGATATTTTTGATCAAATAATGCTTTCCGAAACTTTAATTCGTTCCGATTTCTCCAGTTATCGTTTCTGGAAAGCAGGTATTTACAACAAGTCTTTTTTGATACAAAGCAGTGGGCAATACAAAGGATATCCGTTGCGTCATTCAGTATCCGAAATTGGTTTCAGCGATCACTTTCCCGTTTATATTTATTTAATCAAACAAAAATAA
- a CDS encoding LD-carboxypeptidase — protein MITPPYLQKGDTIALVATARKNIDDNLKPAIDLLHSWGLEVVIGKTIGLDNNQLAGTDEQRAADFQAQLDNPNIKAIWCVKGGYGTVRMVDLLDFTNFKKNPKWIVGFSDVTVLHSHLNTLGYQSLHAIMPLTAPRATPQAVESLRKALFGEKLSYSVTSFSKNKLGKATGQLVGGNLSILYSLFGSTSAIDCSDKILFIEDLDEYLYHIDRMMMNLKRNGCLESIKGIVVGSMTKMKDNDIPWGKNALEIIEDVTQKYSIPILYNFPAGHIQDNRALILGSKVTLDVQEKGGTLTFE, from the coding sequence ATGATAACACCACCTTATTTACAAAAAGGAGATACAATTGCCCTTGTAGCAACAGCCAGAAAAAATATTGATGATAACTTAAAGCCAGCAATTGACTTGCTACACAGTTGGGGTCTTGAAGTAGTAATAGGAAAGACAATAGGCTTAGACAACAACCAACTAGCGGGTACAGATGAGCAACGCGCAGCCGATTTTCAAGCGCAGTTAGACAACCCTAACATCAAAGCAATTTGGTGTGTGAAAGGCGGCTATGGCACGGTTAGAATGGTCGACTTATTAGATTTTACAAATTTTAAAAAAAATCCAAAATGGATCGTTGGTTTTAGCGATGTGACCGTTTTACACAGTCATTTGAATACCTTAGGATACCAATCGCTTCATGCTATCATGCCACTTACTGCGCCACGAGCAACACCGCAAGCAGTTGAATCATTACGAAAAGCTTTGTTTGGTGAGAAATTATCTTATTCGGTTACATCCTTTTCAAAAAACAAACTCGGAAAAGCAACAGGTCAATTAGTTGGCGGAAATTTATCCATCTTGTACAGTCTGTTTGGCTCTACATCTGCAATTGATTGTTCTGATAAAATTTTATTTATCGAAGATTTAGATGAATATTTATATCATATCGACCGCATGATGATGAACTTAAAGCGCAACGGTTGCCTCGAAAGTATCAAAGGAATTGTAGTAGGATCTATGACCAAAATGAAAGATAACGATATTCCGTGGGGTAAAAATGCACTCGAAATTATTGAAGACGTTACACAAAAATACTCAATTCCAATATTGTATAATTTCCCAGCCGGGCACATTCAAGACAATAGAGCATTGATTTTGGGAAGTAAGGTCACACTAGACGTGCAGGAAAAAGGCGGAACGCTTACATTTGAATAA
- a CDS encoding YraN family protein, with translation MAEHNELGKLGEEMAVEFLQKEGYTILQTNYTFQKAEIDILAEKAAVLAVVEVKTRSSLDFGLPQDFVKPKKIQLLVKAVDAYVTQNDLDLEVRFDIIAIHKEDKSFVIEHLIDAFYHF, from the coding sequence ATGGCTGAACACAACGAACTTGGTAAACTTGGAGAAGAAATGGCTGTTGAGTTCCTGCAAAAGGAAGGCTACACTATTTTGCAAACCAATTATACGTTTCAAAAAGCAGAAATTGACATCTTGGCTGAAAAAGCAGCTGTTCTTGCTGTGGTCGAAGTAAAAACAAGATCTTCCTTGGATTTTGGTTTACCTCAGGATTTTGTGAAGCCAAAAAAAATCCAACTCTTAGTAAAGGCTGTAGATGCTTATGTCACTCAAAATGATCTTGACCTCGAAGTTCGTTTTGATATTATAGCCATTCATAAAGAAGATAAATCTTTTGTGATTGAGCACCTTATCGATGCGTTTTATCACTTTTAA
- a CDS encoding aspartate kinase, translating into MKTVSSIVENYIKTKPFLLNALSLGIINLTSLSRNIMTELESEFGKEVKQGAVVMALKRLTEELDFRLNHKINKVIKNIGEITVRSALTDYTFAASETVLNKQADLIADINALPDIFYTSSRGVNETNIVVSNSINHLVDKHFASEKLIQKLDDLASITVKLPKENIVVPGIYYFIFQRLAWEGIIINEVISTSNEFTILVSEEQVDVAFKVIKDLKN; encoded by the coding sequence ATGAAAACTGTTTCTTCAATTGTTGAAAACTACATTAAAACAAAACCTTTTTTATTGAATGCATTATCACTAGGCATCATCAATTTAACTTCATTATCCCGAAATATAATGACAGAGTTGGAGAGTGAATTTGGTAAAGAAGTGAAACAAGGTGCTGTAGTAATGGCGTTGAAGAGATTAACAGAGGAACTGGATTTTAGACTCAACCACAAGATTAACAAAGTCATAAAAAATATTGGCGAAATCACCGTTCGATCAGCATTGACGGACTATACTTTTGCAGCCTCAGAAACGGTTTTGAACAAACAGGCTGATTTAATTGCGGATATCAATGCATTGCCAGACATTTTTTATACTTCATCAAGAGGGGTAAACGAAACGAATATTGTAGTAAGCAACAGCATCAATCATCTTGTAGACAAACATTTTGCAAGCGAAAAACTGATTCAAAAACTTGATGATCTAGCCTCAATTACTGTAAAATTACCCAAAGAAAACATTGTAGTTCCTGGTATTTACTATTTCATCTTTCAACGTTTGGCTTGGGAAGGAATTATTATCAATGAGGTAATTTCGACATCAAACGAGTTCACTATTTTAGTAAGTGAAGAACAAGTAGATGTGGCATTTAAAGTAATAAAGGATTTGAAGAATTAA